Proteins encoded in a region of the Panthera tigris isolate Pti1 chromosome B2, P.tigris_Pti1_mat1.1, whole genome shotgun sequence genome:
- the PLA2G7 gene encoding platelet-activating factor acetylhydrolase isoform X1, whose amino-acid sequence MRHFQTDWKLSWQPLWRTSSTWPLLSLTALARSRSGAVTQSPWSSLRGNLKTCSHESEGEAGVLINRCSPAWVNKIQALMAAASLGQTKIPKGNGSYSVGCTDLMFDYSNKGTFLRLYYPSQEDDHSDTLWIPNKEYFFGLSKFLGTHWLMGKILSFFFGSMTTPANWNSPLRTGEKYPLVVFSHGLGAFRTIYSAVGIDLASHGFIVAAVEHRDGSASATYYFRDQSAVEIGNKSWLYLKTLKPGDQEVPLRNEQVRQRAKECSQALDLILDIDRGRPVKNALDVEFDVEQLKDSIDRNKLAVIGHSFGGATVIQTLSEDQRFRCGIALDAWMLPLGDEVYSRIPQPLFFINSERFQYPANIIKMKKCYSPDKERKMITIRGSVHQNFVDFTFATGKIIGYMFTLKGDIDSNVAIDLSNKASLAFLQKHLGLQKDFDQWDSLIEGEDDNLIPGTNIDTTNQHVTLQNSTGREK is encoded by the exons ATGAGGCATTTTCAGACAGACTGGAAGCTCAGCTGGCAACCACTGTGGAGAACTTCCTCAACGTGGCCCCTTCTGTCCCTCACTGCCCTAGCCCGCTCTCGCTCAGGCGCAGTGACACAAAGCCCCTGGAGTTCTCTCAGAGGCAACCTCAAAACCTGCTCCCATGAAAGTGAAGGAGAGGCAGGTGTCTTGATCAACAGGTGTAGTCCTG catggGTCAATAAAATACAAGCTCTGATGGCTGCTGCAAGCTTAGGCCAAACTAAAATTCCCAAAGGAAATGGCTCTTATTCTGTCGGTTGTACAGACTTGATGTTTGATTACAGTAATAAG ggCACCTTCTTGCGTTTGTATTATCCATCCCAAGAGGATGACCACTCTGACACCCTTTGGATCccaaacaaagaatatttttttggtCTTAGTAAATTTCTTGGAACACACTGGCTTATGGGCAAAATACTGAGCTTCTTTTTTG GTTCAATGACAACTCCTGCAAACTGGAATTCTCCTCTGAGGACTGGTGAAAAATACCCACTAGTAGTTTTTTCTCATGGTCTTGGAGCATTCCG gacAATTTATTCTGCTGTTGGCATTGATCTTGCATCTCATGGGTTCATAGTTGCTGCTGTAGAACACAG AGACGGATCTGCGTCTGCGACTTACTATTTCAGGGACCAGTCTGCTGTAGAAATAGGGAACAAGTCTTGGCTCTATCTTAAAACCCTAAAACCAGGGGACCAGGAGGTGCCTCTACGAAATGAACAG GTGCGCCAAAGGGCAAAGGAGTGTTCCCAAGCTCTCGATTTGATTCTGGACATTGATCGTGGAAGGCCAGTGAAGAATGCATTAGATGTAGAGTTTGATGTGGAACAACTGAAG GACTCTATTGACAGGAATAAATTAGCAGTAATTGGACATTCTTTTGGTGGAGCCACAGTTATTCAGACTCTTAGTGAAGACCAGAGATTCAG GTGTGGTATTGCCCTGGATGCATGGATGCTTCCATTGGGTGATGAAGTATATTCCAGAATTCCTCAGCCCCTCTTTTTTATCAACTCGGAACGGTTCCAATATCCTGCtaatatcataaaaatgaaaaaatgctacTCAcctgacaaagaaagaaaaatgattacaatCAG GGGTTCAGTGCATCAGAATTTTGTGGATTTCACTTTTGCAACTGGCAAAATAATTGGATACATGTTCACTTTAAAAGGAGATATCGATTCAAATGTAGCAATTGATCTTAGCAACAAAGCTTCATTAGCATTCTTACAAAAGCATTTAG gaCTGCAGAAAGATTTTGATCAGTGGGATTCTTTAATTGAAGGAGAAGATGATAATCTTATTCCAGGGACCAACATTGACACAACCAACCAACATGTCACTCTACAAAACTctacaggaagagagaaatag
- the PLA2G7 gene encoding platelet-activating factor acetylhydrolase isoform X2, producing MLPSKLHALFCLCSSLALVHPFDWKDLNPVAHIRSSAWVNKIQALMAAASLGQTKIPKGNGSYSVGCTDLMFDYSNKGTFLRLYYPSQEDDHSDTLWIPNKEYFFGLSKFLGTHWLMGKILSFFFGSMTTPANWNSPLRTGEKYPLVVFSHGLGAFRTIYSAVGIDLASHGFIVAAVEHRDGSASATYYFRDQSAVEIGNKSWLYLKTLKPGDQEVPLRNEQVRQRAKECSQALDLILDIDRGRPVKNALDVEFDVEQLKDSIDRNKLAVIGHSFGGATVIQTLSEDQRFRCGIALDAWMLPLGDEVYSRIPQPLFFINSERFQYPANIIKMKKCYSPDKERKMITIRGSVHQNFVDFTFATGKIIGYMFTLKGDIDSNVAIDLSNKASLAFLQKHLGLQKDFDQWDSLIEGEDDNLIPGTNIDTTNQHVTLQNSTGREK from the exons ATGTTGCCATCCAAATTGCATGCGCTTTTCTGCCTCTGCAGCAGCCTCGCACTGGTTCATCCTTTTGACTGGAAAGACCTAAATCCTGTTGCTCATATTAGATCATCAG catggGTCAATAAAATACAAGCTCTGATGGCTGCTGCAAGCTTAGGCCAAACTAAAATTCCCAAAGGAAATGGCTCTTATTCTGTCGGTTGTACAGACTTGATGTTTGATTACAGTAATAAG ggCACCTTCTTGCGTTTGTATTATCCATCCCAAGAGGATGACCACTCTGACACCCTTTGGATCccaaacaaagaatatttttttggtCTTAGTAAATTTCTTGGAACACACTGGCTTATGGGCAAAATACTGAGCTTCTTTTTTG GTTCAATGACAACTCCTGCAAACTGGAATTCTCCTCTGAGGACTGGTGAAAAATACCCACTAGTAGTTTTTTCTCATGGTCTTGGAGCATTCCG gacAATTTATTCTGCTGTTGGCATTGATCTTGCATCTCATGGGTTCATAGTTGCTGCTGTAGAACACAG AGACGGATCTGCGTCTGCGACTTACTATTTCAGGGACCAGTCTGCTGTAGAAATAGGGAACAAGTCTTGGCTCTATCTTAAAACCCTAAAACCAGGGGACCAGGAGGTGCCTCTACGAAATGAACAG GTGCGCCAAAGGGCAAAGGAGTGTTCCCAAGCTCTCGATTTGATTCTGGACATTGATCGTGGAAGGCCAGTGAAGAATGCATTAGATGTAGAGTTTGATGTGGAACAACTGAAG GACTCTATTGACAGGAATAAATTAGCAGTAATTGGACATTCTTTTGGTGGAGCCACAGTTATTCAGACTCTTAGTGAAGACCAGAGATTCAG GTGTGGTATTGCCCTGGATGCATGGATGCTTCCATTGGGTGATGAAGTATATTCCAGAATTCCTCAGCCCCTCTTTTTTATCAACTCGGAACGGTTCCAATATCCTGCtaatatcataaaaatgaaaaaatgctacTCAcctgacaaagaaagaaaaatgattacaatCAG GGGTTCAGTGCATCAGAATTTTGTGGATTTCACTTTTGCAACTGGCAAAATAATTGGATACATGTTCACTTTAAAAGGAGATATCGATTCAAATGTAGCAATTGATCTTAGCAACAAAGCTTCATTAGCATTCTTACAAAAGCATTTAG gaCTGCAGAAAGATTTTGATCAGTGGGATTCTTTAATTGAAGGAGAAGATGATAATCTTATTCCAGGGACCAACATTGACACAACCAACCAACATGTCACTCTACAAAACTctacaggaagagagaaatag